The nucleotide sequence GATTTCAGACGCCTGAGCCCCCTATGGTTAAGTAATAAGTGTATagtttcatataaaaattaacacTTTTAAAATCGACTGATTATTGCAGATTTATTCACACTTCATGCACCCTAAATTGTTGAGAAATAAGATGATCAGACAATGTGTTAAATTTGAATAAGAAAAGCATGACTACTAAGATTCAGGGGTAGAAACAGCAAATAACACACCATCATTCTTAAGATTCAGGTTGAATTTAAGTTTGGTAAAGAAAAGGATTGCAGATATGTACAACAGTTGCAAACAAATCCACATAAACTTAAGGTTCTTAAGACACTGCTATAAATTAGCTCCTActgtaaattaaaatttccaaaGCTCTTAGGTCTGGTACTCAGGATTCAATGCAAGGACCTCTCTGTAAATTAGCTCCTTCACATGCTCCCCGGTGAGTACGTGCTTTTCAAAGTCGAAACTGAAGGGCTTCATGCATACTGGCTCATCACTTGTATCATGCAGGGATGCAAAGTAAGGATGTGCAAGAGCATCTTCTACTGcatatgcaaaaacaaaaacaaaaacacaaaaaaacaaaacttgcTTGTTAATCATAGTAAGAAAGTATAATCATTTtgcaaagaaagaacaaaaaagggTAACAACCATGGAAGTTATTCATTCACATTAGACATGTGACATGATGGATAGCTTAAATGTCCTCACAATGACATCTGATTCATGCCCATACTAAGCTATCAGACTTTTTGTATTTTAGGAAGATTATGTATTTACAATGAAAACTCGAAGAAAGTTCAGCAGAATTTGTCAaacaaaagtattttaaaatgCATTACATTCCAAGTCGAAGATAAAAAGGTTTCTTTAACCTCTCAAATTGATTGCATTACATCCCTGTTGTAGCCATCCCCCGCTTCACCGCATCGTGGACCACACCGTCGGCTGGTGATTAATCGGCGACGAGAGCAAGTCGGTGACCTCGAGATTTTGCCAGATCGGAGTGGGAGAGAACGCAGCAGAGCAGCAAGGTTTGGTTTGTAATCATCGGCTGGCGATTGTGGCTGTCATCTCAGGTAGAGAAAGATTGgtcatttgtgtttttttccatcaaaatttGGTGccttttcttgaaattttatggatttggattatttataatgaatttattaAGGTTTTTGGATGAGATAAGGCGGTTGGGTTTTGGTTGGTTCTAGGTTTTTGAATCAccatattgttttaatttatcatgggtttaatattttttttagtttttaatttaacaaaggTGTGAGCTTCGTTATGACAACCAtagattttttagttttaaatttaacaaaggTGCGagcttcattattttttaatctttttgtgaATTTCGTCATGACAACCACAGATTGGTCAGTATCTATGCCTATCCAATGAAAGGATCAATTACTTTGACAGCTTATTGCATGGTGCCTATTACATGGATTCTAAAGAAAGTGTAGTTGGAATTCCTTAAGGAGTAATCTTTAAGATTCAGTGCATGCTTTCAACCCATCTGCATGAGATTGAGTCATGGCCACTATGAATAATTATTGTCTACCCTGTTTAGCAAACTAGATTTCTCGGTTAAAGACCTTTGATTTTTATTGGTTATCGTGAGATTTGGGACACTTGTTGCAGGAATGGGAAAGAAATGCACCCATTTATAGTACTTTAATGGCTCaactaatattatgtttcaCCATGAAGTGTTGTTGTTCCCTTGAAGAAAATGTATGAATAAAATTAGCAGCAAGTGATGGATAATTGCAACTATATACTTCACTCTATTCTTGTCTGATTAGAGCAGTACATGCCAGGTTAAACTGAATTTGATATTTGGCTGTTTAGGAATTGCATTGAAGATCCTaaccttttttctcttttttttttgtgctgaCAAAGGAACATGCAATAGACAGCCCTCCTGCATCATCTAATCATATAAGTTGACTATCTTCATACTTATCCAGTTTTCTTAAAATCCATTTTCCTATGAGACCTGAGTGTATTTTTCTGGTGTGAATTGCTATTGAGTTAATCAATTGATGAAGGTGTTTATTGGACACTAAGATGCTTGTAAGCTTTAGCCCCATCATATTGCCATGAGTTTTACATTGCTTCCCCTTCATTTTACATTCTTTGCTCAAATTGTGGCATTCTGTTGGCAACCTTCTACCCTTACAAAGTCTGTACAAGTGTATGTGATAAAACTCAGATGCATACACACCTGTAAACATTTTGTGAATTGATATGCTATGGAAGTTTTTTCTCATCAATAACATGAATGTAAAACTGAGCATGaatagatcatcttcttcattttttttcctccaaagaTTTAACGAATCCATGGTGAAACAATGGTTAGACTATGAATTTTTGTAACTTGAAAAGTATGTGTATAATGCAAATACCTCATGTTGTGTATAAATAGGGAAAATGGTAACGGCTATAATTATAACGGCTATATTTGCAACGACTATATTCTAACggctattttttttcttcaaattttaattaccaaCGGTTAAAATCCAACggctatttttattatgtaataattatttattttgcaaaacaaacactcattctgtaagaaaaaaatatgtaataatttttataatattttttttgttttgttacccaaacacccattctgtaggaataaaatatgtcataatttctgtaataatcacttgcacttcctgcataataaaattatgccagatttttttattttgcatccaaACAGGGCCTAAGCTAAAAGACTGAAAACAGAAAATAAGTTCAAGAGCCTCTTGCTTTTCTGGATTTAatagatttgaagaaaaaatcaaCCAGTAATCACTTGAAGGTACTTGCTTATCATTTTTAGTTACTAATCCACATGGGCCATGACACACATTTTATATTCCACTGTGTAAAATACACCATGCCATCCATCTCTATTGTAACCTCATCATTATTTGTAATGAgcaaaatcaaaactataatccagAGAACAAGACTTTGAActtaataatacaaaacaataaaaaaaaatctgagcAAAATTTTAGTGTCAAGAACTTTTCAATCAATAAACCTATTGTGATAACTTCAGAGAAGATAATGGTGAGACGAAAACCATGAACAAGAATGTTTAACAATGGCAATGGGTCATAAAATTCTATCACAAATTCATGCCAACAGTCCTCAAAAACTAATTCTGTGGAATTGCATATTGAAACATGAATAATATCAGATGATGCTACAATGAATCAGGTTCACTATCAATTTATAACCGAACATAACCCAGTGTGATTTGGTTTCAAATATTCATTCTTACATTTGTAGCTGTGTTAGATGTTGAAAAAGGGTAATGGGTATTTGGGTTATCAACCTTTATTTTCCAATAGCAGACCAGGTACTTAAATCTATGGATATCCGTGGTATATACTTTCAAGATTTAGGTCAGGAAATATATATCCTCAACAAATAATC is from Dioscorea cayenensis subsp. rotundata cultivar TDr96_F1 unplaced genomic scaffold, TDr96_F1_v2_PseudoChromosome.rev07_lg8_w22 25.fasta BLBR01000148.1, whole genome shotgun sequence and encodes:
- the LOC120253662 gene encoding mitogen-activated protein kinase homolog MMK1-like, whose protein sequence is MHCAAIDLVEKMLTFNPSQRITVEDALAHPYFASLHDTSDEPVCMKPFSFDFEKHVLTGEHVKELIYREVLALNPEYQT